GGTCCATGTAGTTCAAGAGCGTGGCGAACATCATCGCCCCGCACACCCACCACCGCCAAGGGGTCGAAGAGTGCGGAGAGAGGAGTGCGGAGTCGGGGGTGCTCATGAGTCGTTTCCGTGCTGCGAAGTCTCGCGGTCGCGTTTGAAGACGGGTTCCTTACCGGTCCCAACTCCCGTCCCATTCCACGACGCGCTCCAAATACGCTGCCACCCCTGATGCGAAGTGCGCAAACAGCGCTTCACCCTTTTCAGCAGTCGCAGCGGCCGGCGAACCGATGTGCCCGGGTTCGCTGCGATCGGGCATGACCCACGCGCGGTAGCCGGGGGCGAACTCGCGCCCGAACGGGACTTCGGACACCTGCGTCACGTCGCCGACGAGCTTCGGGTTGAGCCGCAGCACCATCGACGTTTCCCATTCACAGGCGTGCCCCATCCGCGCCTGCACCAGTCCCGGGATCTTCTCCGCGGGGCTGCCGGCCGAGTCCCAGTACGTGAGCGAGAGAAGGAGCAGGTCGCGGTCGTCGCGGTGGTCTTGCTTCAACTCGAAGAGCGCTTGCTGGCTCGGGGTGATATTCCCGCCGTGACCGTTCACGAAAACGATTCGCGTGAACCCGTGAGCCATGAAGCACGTGGCGAGGTCTTTGAGGGTATCGAGGTACGCACGCGGTGAACTGGAGAGCGTGCCCGGAAAGTCGAGGTGGTGGTGCGAGTTGCCGAGCCACTGGAGCGGGCTGAACAGACACTTCTCGGCTACAGGGCCGAGTTTTACCCGGCGAATCACCTCGCCCAGAAGGAGCGAATCGGTGAACACCGGCATGTGCTTCCCGTGCTGTTCAAGGGCCGCAATGGGGAAGATAATGGGGGTGGTCTTCGGCAGCGCGGCAACAGCGGGCCACGCGAGATCGGTGAGTTCCATGAATTGGTTCCGGCGAGCAGCGAAGGCGGGGTGCGAGCTAGTGTACCGGAAAAGGAAGGGTTGCGACTCCGATAAAGACCGGTTATCACTGAACACGGAGGAACGACATGGCAAAGACGAAACGATACACGATCAGTGACGGAAAACTTGTACTCACTCTCAAGGTCGCGGACGAAGGCGGGTACATTGTAACGTCACCACTCTACCCCGATGTGCTGACGCAAGCAGAAACAATTGAAGAGGCATTTGAAAATGCTCGCGATGTGATTGCGCTATTCAAAGCCGATCGCGCGAACACCAAAAAGACGCGCACCTCGCCCGTCTCCAAAGCACGCGACCACGCTTTACCGCTCAAAGGGGCCAAACCCCGCGCAAAACTGGCAGCACTAAAGCCGGTTCAAAAGAAGCGCCCGGTCACACAGCAAGTAAGTCCCGTGTGACTCACCCGGGTTTTTGTTTCGCGCGAGGGCCAATGTGAACCGGACCGATTTCGAGAAGCACCTCCGCGCCAACGGGTGCAGCCTGCATCGCCACGGTGCAAAACACGACATGTGGGTCAATTCCGCTAATGGCAACAAGGCCGCAGTGCCCCGGCACAAGACCATCAAGAAGCCGCTCGTTCGCGGAGTGTGCGCGAAGCTCGGTATCCCAACGCCGCCAGGAATTTAACTGCTTCACCGATATGGTTCGGGTATCAACCCGGCAGCGCCCGCGCGACGGCGGCACGCTGAGCGAACGACTTCAGGTACTCGACCTGCTCACGGGTGATTGCGTCAACGGGAACGGTCAGCACGGAGCCGTCGAGGTGAAGTACGGTCCACGTTTCGTCGGCTCGAAACACCTGGAAGATGCCAGCGAGTGCCAGTTTTCGCCGCGCGCCGCGGGTGACGAC
The Gemmata palustris DNA segment above includes these coding regions:
- a CDS encoding type II toxin-antitoxin system HicA family toxin: MNRTDFEKHLRANGCSLHRHGAKHDMWVNSANGNKAAVPRHKTIKKPLVRGVCAKLGIPTPPGI
- a CDS encoding type II toxin-antitoxin system HicB family antitoxin is translated as MAKTKRYTISDGKLVLTLKVADEGGYIVTSPLYPDVLTQAETIEEAFENARDVIALFKADRANTKKTRTSPVSKARDHALPLKGAKPRAKLAALKPVQKKRPVTQQVSPV
- a CDS encoding creatininase family protein, which produces MELTDLAWPAVAALPKTTPIIFPIAALEQHGKHMPVFTDSLLLGEVIRRVKLGPVAEKCLFSPLQWLGNSHHHLDFPGTLSSSPRAYLDTLKDLATCFMAHGFTRIVFVNGHGGNITPSQQALFELKQDHRDDRDLLLLSLTYWDSAGSPAEKIPGLVQARMGHACEWETSMVLRLNPKLVGDVTQVSEVPFGREFAPGYRAWVMPDRSEPGHIGSPAAATAEKGEALFAHFASGVAAYLERVVEWDGSWDR